One stretch of Methanobacteriaceae archaeon DNA includes these proteins:
- a CDS encoding adenosine-specific kinase, with product MEIKKVKIEVPEGYNIILGQGHFIKTVEDLYEAMVNTVPNARFGIAFSEASGDCLIRYGGNDHEIEIMAREKLFEIGAGHSFLIIMRDAFPLNVLGRIKDVPEVVNIFCATANPVEVLIAESDQGNGIMGVIDGFRPKRIETEADIYTRKKFLRDIGYKL from the coding sequence ATGGAAATTAAAAAAGTTAAAATTGAGGTTCCTGAAGGATACAATATTATTTTGGGCCAGGGCCATTTTATAAAAACTGTTGAAGATCTTTATGAGGCTATGGTAAATACAGTTCCTAATGCTCGCTTTGGAATTGCTTTTAGTGAAGCTTCAGGGGATTGTTTAATCAGGTATGGTGGGAATGATCACGAGATAGAAATCATGGCCCGAGAAAAACTATTTGAGATCGGTGCCGGCCATTCTTTTTTGATTATTATGCGAGATGCTTTTCCTCTTAACGTTTTAGGAAGAATAAAAGATGTTCCAGAGGTGGTTAACATATTCTGTGCCACTGCAAATCCTGTTGAAGTTTTAATTGCTGAAAGTGATCAAGGTAATGGAATCATGGGAGTAATTGATGGATTTAGGCCAAAAAGAATAGAAACGGAAGCAGATATTTACACCAGAAAGAAATTTCTCC
- a CDS encoding cupin domain-containing protein, translating into MQEKSKEIGSRVMELRELSDITIDEMAQDLEIPAEAYQKYESGDEEIPASALYEIANKLKVDLGLLLTGEETRMHIFTVTRKGKGAAVERQKQYKYENLAEKFIHKKAEPFIVTVEPNGKEPSKNTHPGQEFNYVLEGSMKLYIHHHEIILNEGDSIFFDSTYEHAMEALNGKNAKFMAIVM; encoded by the coding sequence ATGCAAGAAAAAAGCAAAGAGATTGGTTCCAGAGTAATGGAGCTTAGAGAATTATCAGATATCACTATTGATGAGATGGCTCAAGATCTAGAAATACCTGCAGAAGCTTATCAAAAATATGAATCCGGAGATGAAGAAATCCCGGCCAGCGCCCTATATGAAATTGCAAACAAATTAAAAGTAGATTTAGGGCTTTTACTTACTGGAGAAGAAACCAGGATGCATATTTTCACAGTTACTCGTAAAGGGAAAGGTGCTGCAGTTGAAAGACAAAAACAGTACAAGTACGAAAATCTGGCTGAAAAATTCATTCATAAAAAAGCAGAGCCATTCATAGTTACGGTAGAGCCAAATGGTAAAGAACCATCAAAAAATACTCATCCTGGGCAAGAATTCAATTATGTCCTGGAAGGGAGCATGAAACTTTACATTCACCATCATGAAATAATTCTCAATGAAGGAGATTCCATATTCTTTGATTCCACCTATGAACATGCTATGGAAGCTTTGAATGGAAAAAATGCCAAGTTTATGGCCATAGTAATGTAA
- a CDS encoding AMP-binding protein, translating to MSSLLKNFVNQIDYDSYQDFRDNFKILTPENFNFAYDVVDRYAKENPEKTALVWCDDNGQEKIFTFADLKKYSDKAANFFKKCGIKKGDTVMLTLKSRYEFWFSILALHKIGAITIPATHMLKAKDIVYRIEKANIKMVVCIGENGVPQSFDEAEKNLTSIKLVKAIVGDEDREGWLSFKKEIENSSEEFERPQGEENTRNEDIGLVYFSSGTTGLPKMVQHDFTYPLGHIITAKYWQNVCEDGLHYTVADTGWAKAMWGQIYGQWISGSAVFVYDYERFDAGKMLENAAKYKVTTYCAPPTIYRFLIKEDLSKFDLSSIKYVVTAGEPLNPEVFNKFYELTGLKLMEGFGQTECVVCLANFPWMEPRPGSMGKPSPGYDLELLDKEGNLVDIGEEGELVMNTSQGKPIGLFGGYYLNPEKTSEVWYGDHYHTGDTAWMDEDDYFWFIGRTDDMIKSSGYRIGPFEVESAVISHPSVLECAITGYPDPVRGQVVKATVVLTKGYEASEELKKEIQTHVKNVTAPYKYPRIVEFVEELPKTISGKIRRVEIRSEDQND from the coding sequence ATGTCTTCATTACTAAAGAACTTTGTAAATCAAATTGATTACGACTCTTATCAAGATTTTAGAGATAATTTCAAAATTTTAACACCAGAAAACTTCAACTTTGCATATGATGTGGTGGATCGATATGCTAAAGAAAATCCAGAAAAAACCGCACTAGTATGGTGTGATGATAATGGTCAAGAGAAAATATTCACCTTCGCTGATTTAAAAAAATACAGTGATAAAGCAGCTAATTTCTTTAAAAAGTGTGGAATAAAGAAAGGCGACACCGTAATGTTAACTTTAAAAAGCCGTTACGAATTCTGGTTTTCAATACTGGCACTTCACAAGATTGGAGCCATTACCATACCTGCCACCCACATGCTAAAGGCCAAAGACATTGTATATAGAATTGAAAAGGCCAATATAAAAATGGTGGTCTGTATAGGTGAAAATGGAGTGCCTCAAAGCTTTGATGAAGCAGAAAAAAATTTAACCAGTATTAAACTAGTTAAGGCCATTGTAGGGGACGAAGATAGAGAAGGTTGGCTCAGTTTCAAGAAAGAAATAGAAAACTCCTCAGAAGAATTTGAAAGGCCTCAAGGAGAAGAAAATACCCGGAATGAAGACATTGGATTAGTTTACTTCTCATCAGGAACAACAGGCCTTCCTAAAATGGTGCAGCACGATTTTACCTATCCCTTAGGACATATAATAACTGCCAAATACTGGCAGAACGTGTGTGAAGATGGATTACACTACACCGTAGCTGATACCGGCTGGGCCAAGGCCATGTGGGGGCAGATTTACGGCCAATGGATATCTGGAAGTGCGGTATTTGTGTACGATTATGAAAGATTTGACGCTGGAAAAATGCTGGAAAATGCAGCAAAGTATAAAGTGACAACTTACTGTGCCCCGCCAACAATTTACCGATTCTTAATCAAGGAAGACTTGTCAAAATTCGATTTATCTTCTATAAAATACGTAGTAACCGCTGGAGAACCATTAAACCCAGAAGTATTCAATAAATTCTATGAATTAACTGGTTTAAAACTTATGGAAGGTTTTGGGCAGACCGAATGTGTAGTTTGTCTGGCTAATTTCCCCTGGATGGAACCGCGCCCTGGATCAATGGGAAAACCCTCTCCAGGATATGATCTGGAGCTTTTAGATAAAGAAGGAAATTTAGTAGATATTGGTGAAGAAGGAGAATTGGTAATGAACACCAGCCAGGGAAAACCAATTGGTCTTTTTGGAGGTTATTATCTAAACCCTGAAAAAACTAGCGAAGTCTGGTATGGGGACCACTATCATACTGGAGATACTGCCTGGATGGACGAAGATGACTATTTCTGGTTCATTGGTCGAACAGATGACATGATAAAAAGTTCAGGGTATAGAATTGGGCCTTTTGAAGTAGAAAGTGCTGTTATATCTCACCCATCAGTCCTAGAATGTGCAATAACCGGGTATCCTGATCCAGTTCGTGGCCAAGTAGTAAAAGCTACTGTGGTACTTACCAAAGGTTATGAAGCATCTGAAGAGCTAAAAAAAGAAATTCAAACCCACGTTAAAAATGTTACTGCCCCATATAAATACCCCCGAATTGTGGAATTTGTAGAAGAACTCCCAAAAACAATAAGTGGTAAAATTAGAAGGGTCGAGATTAGAAGTGAAGATCAAAATGATTAA
- a CDS encoding ferredoxin family protein, with protein MSETAKRKEAYPVINIDECKACERCILACPREVIEMSHDINKRGYHYAFYKGEGCNACGNCYYTCPEPLAVEVHIPKKQSKSKSLEKSNESNLTEAE; from the coding sequence ATGTCTGAGACTGCAAAAAGAAAAGAAGCTTATCCCGTAATAAATATAGATGAGTGTAAGGCCTGTGAAAGATGTATACTGGCTTGTCCACGAGAAGTAATCGAAATGAGTCATGATATTAATAAAAGAGGATATCATTATGCATTTTATAAAGGAGAAGGATGTAATGCATGTGGAAACTGTTATTACACTTGTCCTGAGCCATTAGCTGTGGAAGTACATATTCCAAAAAAGCAGAGCAAGTCTAAAAGCTTAGAAAAATCAAATGAATCGAATCTAACGGAGGCAGAATAA
- the vorB gene encoding 3-methyl-2-oxobutanoate dehydrogenase subunit VorB, whose product MATQMVKGNTAVIIGAMYAGCDCYFGYPITPASEILHEASKYFPMVGRKFVQAESEEAAINMVYGGAAAGHRVMTASSGPGISLKQEGISFLAGTELPAVIVNVMRAGPGLGNIGPEQGDYNQIVKGGGHGNYQNIVVAPNSVQEMCDLTIKAFELADKYLNPVVVMADGVLGQMAEPLHYPENAFKPTIDTSRAVCGNKETMNNLATSIFLDFNQLEEFNFYLQEKYQKIKENEVEYEEYYTEDAEIVLISYGISSRICRSAVEIARSEGIKVGLLRPITLFPFPDERLAQLDQENGCKFVSVEMSNGQMIEDIKMAIKCHDVELVNRMGGNLIELDDLVAKIREIAGGI is encoded by the coding sequence ATGGCCACTCAAATGGTAAAGGGAAATACTGCTGTGATTATAGGGGCCATGTATGCTGGTTGCGATTGTTATTTTGGATACCCAATTACTCCCGCCAGTGAAATCTTGCATGAAGCATCTAAATATTTTCCTATGGTTGGGAGAAAATTTGTACAGGCTGAATCAGAAGAAGCCGCCATAAATATGGTTTATGGTGGAGCAGCTGCTGGTCACCGAGTAATGACCGCCTCTTCAGGACCAGGGATAAGTCTTAAACAAGAAGGAATATCATTCTTAGCTGGAACTGAACTGCCTGCAGTTATTGTCAATGTTATGAGGGCTGGGCCAGGTTTAGGTAATATTGGACCAGAACAAGGAGATTATAATCAAATCGTTAAAGGAGGAGGCCATGGTAACTATCAGAACATAGTGGTGGCCCCTAATAGTGTTCAGGAAATGTGTGACCTTACTATAAAAGCCTTTGAACTGGCAGATAAGTACCTGAATCCAGTGGTAGTAATGGCCGACGGTGTGCTAGGTCAGATGGCAGAACCATTGCATTATCCAGAAAATGCATTTAAACCCACCATAGATACCTCCCGAGCAGTCTGTGGGAATAAAGAAACTATGAACAACTTGGCAACTTCCATATTCCTTGATTTTAATCAATTAGAAGAATTTAACTTCTATTTGCAGGAAAAATACCAGAAAATAAAGGAAAATGAAGTGGAATACGAAGAATATTACACGGAAGATGCAGAAATTGTCCTGATATCCTATGGAATAAGTAGTAGAATTTGTAGAAGTGCTGTGGAAATTGCACGTTCAGAGGGAATAAAGGTCGGTCTTCTAAGGCCCATTACATTATTCCCATTCCCTGATGAAAGATTAGCTCAGCTGGACCAGGAAAACGGGTGTAAATTTGTATCTGTGGAAATGAGCAATGGTCAGATGATAGAAGACATAAAAATGGCCATAAAGTGCCATGACGTGGAACTGGTTAATCGAATGGGCGGAAATCTCATAGAACTGGATGATTTAGTGGCCAAGATAAGAGAAATTGCAGGAGGTATCTAA
- a CDS encoding 2-oxoacid:acceptor oxidoreductase family protein, whose product MNPKPANSKINSNMEEIKEEMDEKILKKPDSLYDVFERKGGSAPTATHYCAGCGHGILHKLIGEAMDELGIQERAVMISPVGCAVFAYYYFDCGNVQVAHGRAPAVGTGISRAEDDAIVMLYQGDGDLASIGLNETIQAANRGEKLAVFFVNNSVYGMTGGQMAPTTLLGEVTVTCPQGRDPLYTGYPLHMCELLDNLQAPVYIERVSVSDIKHIRKAKTAVKKALEIQRDGKGYAFVEVLSPCPTNLRQDAVAAEKFINEEMEKEFPLNKFRDKSKEAITLHRDESDFSKESLDEIFHLADDSNPDPVDDPEFKEKFIKIAGFGGQGVLSMGLTLAQAACTEQRHVSWYPSYGPEQRGGTSSCVVVISGDIIGSPAVKRNEIMVAFNKPSLDEFGPDILPGGTIIYESASGEYEGSKGVKTIPVPAMRIAKSMGVKRAANTVMLGVLMHLGYTELDKESFKAAVAHTFSGKPKLVDINLEILEAGARWAEENIKLE is encoded by the coding sequence ATGAACCCTAAACCTGCTAATTCAAAAATAAATTCCAATATGGAAGAAATAAAAGAAGAAATGGATGAGAAAATATTAAAAAAACCAGATTCCCTTTATGACGTTTTTGAGCGAAAGGGAGGAAGTGCACCCACCGCAACCCATTACTGTGCCGGATGTGGCCACGGTATTCTTCATAAACTTATTGGAGAGGCTATGGATGAATTAGGCATCCAAGAAAGAGCAGTTATGATCAGTCCCGTAGGTTGTGCGGTTTTTGCCTATTATTATTTTGACTGTGGAAATGTTCAGGTGGCTCATGGAAGAGCACCTGCTGTGGGAACCGGTATTTCTAGAGCAGAAGATGATGCCATAGTCATGCTTTATCAAGGAGACGGAGATTTAGCTTCCATCGGTCTGAATGAAACCATACAGGCCGCGAATCGTGGAGAAAAACTGGCAGTTTTCTTTGTAAATAACAGCGTTTATGGGATGACTGGAGGTCAAATGGCCCCTACTACTCTTTTAGGTGAAGTGACAGTAACTTGTCCTCAAGGAAGAGATCCCCTTTATACAGGATATCCTTTACACATGTGTGAGCTTTTAGATAATCTTCAGGCCCCAGTATATATTGAAAGAGTCTCAGTTTCAGATATTAAGCATATAAGAAAAGCAAAAACTGCAGTTAAAAAAGCACTGGAAATTCAAAGAGATGGTAAAGGCTATGCCTTTGTAGAAGTCTTATCCCCGTGCCCTACCAATCTCAGACAGGATGCTGTCGCTGCTGAGAAATTCATAAATGAAGAAATGGAAAAAGAGTTTCCTCTGAATAAATTCCGGGACAAAAGCAAAGAAGCAATTACACTACACCGGGATGAAAGTGACTTTTCTAAAGAATCACTGGATGAAATCTTCCATCTGGCTGATGACAGTAACCCGGACCCTGTTGATGATCCTGAATTCAAAGAGAAGTTCATTAAAATAGCAGGATTTGGAGGACAAGGTGTTCTAAGTATGGGCCTTACCTTAGCCCAGGCCGCCTGTACTGAACAGCGCCATGTTTCCTGGTATCCTTCTTATGGACCAGAACAGAGAGGAGGGACATCTAGTTGCGTGGTGGTTATTTCAGGCGATATTATTGGTTCGCCGGCAGTTAAAAGGAATGAAATAATGGTAGCCTTTAATAAGCCATCGCTGGACGAATTTGGGCCAGATATACTCCCGGGAGGAACCATAATCTATGAATCGGCATCTGGAGAATATGAAGGCTCAAAAGGCGTTAAAACAATTCCAGTACCTGCTATGAGAATAGCAAAAAGTATGGGAGTTAAAAGAGCAGCCAATACCGTTATGCTGGGAGTTCTAATGCATCTGGGATACACTGAACTAGATAAAGAATCATTTAAAGCGGCTGTGGCCCACACATTCTCAGGAAAACCAAAATTGGTAGATATAAACCTGGAAATACTGGAAGCCGGGGCCAGATGGGCTGAAGAGAACATTAAATTGGAATAA
- the gatD gene encoding Glu-tRNA(Gln) amidotransferase subunit GatD codes for MNYKGSAKKLLDSSGVSVGDIVKITKPDISYQGMILDRTDDSDDQHIVLKMDSGYNMGVEISQVEIEILEKGNRPKIELPSLDVEKDQNKKDISIISTGGTVASIIDYKTGAVHPAFTADDLLRANPELLEQANIKGSAIFNILSENMKPEYWVKAAHSIADEINDGSDGVVVAHGTDTMHYTASALSFILETPVPIVLTGAQRSSDRPSSDAFLNLINSVAAARSDLAEVTVCMHATSDDSACYLHRGTKVRKMHTSRRDTFRSINTKPLAQIEEGALQILDVEKSYKKRGEQELKINDNIEPNVAFIKSFPGIETDIIDYHLDKGVKGILIEGTGLGHCPDHMVPAMERAADKDVPVVMTSQCIYGKVNMNVYSTGRRLLNAGVIPGGDMLPETAFVKLIWALGQSDDLKEVKKIMTTNIAGEMEEKSSLDYFLV; via the coding sequence ATGAATTATAAAGGATCGGCCAAAAAATTACTGGATTCATCTGGTGTTTCTGTAGGAGACATCGTAAAAATAACAAAACCCGACATTTCATACCAAGGAATGATTTTAGACCGTACAGATGACTCTGATGACCAGCATATCGTTCTAAAAATGGACAGCGGTTACAATATGGGAGTAGAAATATCTCAAGTAGAAATTGAAATATTAGAAAAAGGTAACCGGCCTAAAATAGAATTACCATCATTAGATGTTGAAAAAGATCAAAATAAAAAAGATATTTCAATTATATCCACTGGTGGAACTGTTGCTTCTATAATTGATTATAAAACCGGTGCGGTTCACCCTGCATTTACTGCAGATGATCTTTTAAGAGCAAATCCTGAACTTTTAGAGCAGGCCAATATTAAAGGAAGTGCCATATTCAATATTCTAAGTGAGAATATGAAGCCCGAATATTGGGTAAAAGCCGCCCATTCTATTGCCGATGAAATAAATGATGGTTCCGATGGAGTAGTAGTGGCCCATGGGACTGACACCATGCATTATACTGCTTCAGCATTGAGTTTTATATTAGAAACACCAGTACCTATTGTATTAACCGGAGCACAACGTAGTTCGGACCGTCCATCCTCCGATGCCTTTTTAAATCTTATAAACTCAGTAGCCGCAGCTCGATCTGACCTGGCCGAAGTAACTGTTTGTATGCATGCCACCAGCGATGATTCTGCTTGTTATTTGCACCGCGGAACCAAGGTCCGGAAAATGCACACCTCTCGACGGGACACTTTCCGCAGTATAAATACAAAACCCCTAGCCCAGATAGAAGAAGGGGCCCTCCAAATATTAGATGTGGAAAAAAGCTATAAAAAGAGGGGCGAGCAGGAATTAAAAATAAATGATAATATAGAACCTAATGTGGCATTTATTAAGAGTTTTCCCGGAATAGAAACTGATATTATTGATTATCATCTTGATAAAGGAGTTAAGGGAATTCTGATTGAAGGAACTGGCCTAGGCCACTGTCCCGACCACATGGTACCGGCTATGGAAAGAGCCGCGGATAAGGATGTCCCCGTAGTCATGACCTCCCAGTGCATTTATGGAAAAGTAAATATGAATGTTTACAGTACTGGCCGGAGACTTTTAAATGCAGGTGTAATTCCTGGTGGAGATATGTTGCCTGAGACAGCTTTTGTGAAGTTAATATGGGCCTTAGGTCAAAGTGATGATCTAAAAGAAGTCAAAAAAATAATGACTACCAATATAGCTGGAGAAATGGAAGAGAAATCTTCTCTGGATTATTTTTTGGTCTAG
- the gatE gene encoding Glu-tRNA(Gln) amidotransferase subunit GatE, which translates to MDWDKLGLKMGLEIHQQLDSKSKLFCPCSCNLTDKESEYEIFRNLRPTQSELGKIDRAAFEEARRKLRFKYQAYSQETCLVEADEEPPHPLNEEALELASIIASLLNMRIVDEFHTMRKQVIDGSNTGGFQRTGLVATDGLLETPYGKVKIENLCLEEDAARRIENTADGVTFRLDRLGIPLVEITTDPSIHHPDQVKEVAYQLGQVLRSTRVKRGLGTIRQDLNISIKEGARVEIKGVQDLDLMPEMVEREVKRQIKLVEIREELKKRSANVPDTIYDINELFKDTTSKIIASAPSVMAIKLKGFNGLVGVELQPGRRLGTEFSSYAKKLGVSGIFHTDELPAYGITAEEVSKLREFTQAGADDAVIIVAHENYIAIAALEEVQRRAKMALDGVVEETRKALPDGNSEFLRPLPTSSRMYLETDIPLFPIERDYVKKIKSNLPELPQEKKERIIKEYSLSEDLAGQLVRRNQADDFEEILSEMDVDKIVVASLLAYSLKELKRDGHDIDNLDLEVIKEVLKLLEEDKVSKDALSDIIGYVADKHVTPLKAAQSLNLIMLSEDDAAKIIENIVAKNENMIKERGMGAMGPLMGMAMKELKGKADGKLVNKLLRENIGKFL; encoded by the coding sequence ATGGACTGGGACAAACTTGGACTTAAAATGGGGTTAGAAATACATCAACAGCTAGACAGTAAAAGCAAACTATTCTGCCCATGCAGTTGCAATTTAACTGATAAAGAATCAGAATATGAAATATTCCGGAACTTAAGACCCACACAAAGTGAACTGGGAAAAATTGATAGGGCTGCCTTTGAAGAGGCCCGCCGGAAATTGAGATTTAAGTATCAGGCTTATTCACAGGAGACTTGCCTGGTAGAAGCTGATGAAGAACCACCACATCCCCTAAATGAAGAAGCTTTAGAGCTGGCCTCCATCATTGCCTCTCTTTTAAACATGAGAATTGTGGATGAATTCCATACCATGCGAAAACAGGTAATTGATGGTAGTAACACCGGAGGATTTCAAAGAACCGGATTGGTGGCCACCGATGGTTTACTAGAAACCCCCTATGGAAAAGTAAAAATAGAAAACCTCTGTCTAGAAGAAGATGCTGCCCGAAGAATAGAAAACACAGCAGACGGTGTAACATTCAGATTAGACCGTTTAGGAATTCCTTTAGTAGAAATCACCACCGACCCATCCATCCACCATCCAGACCAGGTAAAAGAAGTAGCCTACCAATTAGGTCAGGTTTTAAGGAGTACTCGAGTAAAAAGAGGCCTGGGAACTATCAGACAAGACTTGAATATTTCCATTAAAGAAGGGGCTCGAGTAGAAATAAAAGGTGTGCAGGACCTGGATTTAATGCCAGAAATGGTGGAAAGAGAAGTTAAACGTCAGATAAAACTGGTAGAAATTAGAGAAGAACTTAAAAAGCGCAGTGCTAATGTTCCAGACACCATATATGATATTAATGAATTATTCAAGGATACTACTTCCAAAATCATTGCCAGCGCACCAAGTGTAATGGCCATAAAATTGAAAGGATTCAATGGTCTGGTGGGAGTGGAATTACAGCCTGGCCGGAGACTCGGAACAGAATTCTCCAGTTATGCTAAAAAATTAGGAGTTTCAGGGATATTCCACACCGATGAGCTTCCAGCATATGGAATAACCGCAGAAGAAGTTAGTAAACTGAGAGAATTCACCCAAGCCGGAGCAGATGATGCAGTAATTATCGTGGCTCATGAAAATTACATTGCTATTGCTGCTTTAGAAGAAGTGCAAAGAAGAGCTAAAATGGCCTTAGATGGTGTAGTAGAAGAGACCCGGAAAGCACTTCCTGATGGTAATTCTGAATTCTTAAGGCCACTGCCTACCTCCAGCAGAATGTATCTGGAAACTGACATTCCACTATTTCCTATAGAACGAGACTATGTCAAAAAAATCAAATCAAATCTTCCAGAACTCCCCCAAGAGAAAAAAGAAAGGATAATTAAAGAATATAGCCTTAGTGAAGATCTAGCTGGCCAATTAGTCAGAAGAAATCAGGCAGATGATTTTGAAGAGATTTTAAGTGAAATGGATGTGGATAAAATCGTGGTGGCATCACTACTGGCTTATTCACTAAAAGAACTTAAAAGAGATGGTCATGACATTGACAATCTCGATTTGGAAGTAATTAAAGAGGTTCTAAAACTTTTAGAAGAAGATAAAGTATCTAAAGATGCTCTCTCCGACATAATAGGCTATGTAGCAGATAAGCATGTTACACCCCTAAAAGCTGCCCAATCTCTAAACCTAATCATGCTCTCTGAAGACGATGCAGCTAAAATAATAGAAAATATAGTTGCTAAAAATGAAAACATGATAAAAGAAAGAGGCATGGGCGCCATGGGCCCATTAATGGGCATGGCCATGAAAGAGCTGAAGGGTAAGGCCGATGGTAAGTTGGTGAATAAACTTTTGAGAGAGAATATAGGGAAATTTTTATAA
- a CDS encoding MFS transporter, which yields MDYKELKKDLLIVGILVSFLTPFVRSSINLALPALANEFALSAVFLTWISTIYLLVNAILYIPFGRIGDIYGRKRIFQYGLIIFTISSFISAFSISGEMFLFFRILQAIGNAMVFANLNAMISSAFPVNERGRAFGLTSMGVFVGLIVGPILGGAITEIVGWRTLFYLDTIIGIMAVYAITRFKYDWVDTKGEKLDILGSFLLGMSLIFIIYAFSDLTQKYGLFLLIAGIIGLSLFYLVEKRVDFPLINLGLFNSKSFTFGNITAFINYGAFVSVGFILSLYLQYLKGYSPLTAGLIVSIQSIMMVIVSPFAGRLSDKIDPGSVSTVGMVLTTIGVALMTLINFENAPYLGGVSLIIFGAGIGLFYSSNTKVVMSAVDKKYFGVASATLSDIRSIGQIFGMGIVMLIISAILGNVQILPSNYPELIISLRISLVAIAVLSAIGIFTSIFKD from the coding sequence ATGGATTATAAAGAACTAAAAAAAGATTTGTTAATAGTGGGAATTTTAGTTTCATTTCTTACACCATTTGTTAGATCATCAATTAATCTGGCACTACCTGCTTTAGCCAATGAATTTGCTTTATCTGCTGTATTTTTAACCTGGATATCAACAATTTATCTGCTTGTTAATGCCATACTTTACATTCCATTTGGTAGGATTGGTGATATCTATGGGCGTAAACGTATCTTTCAATATGGATTAATTATTTTCACTATAAGCTCATTTATATCAGCTTTCTCTATTTCTGGAGAAATGTTCCTATTTTTCAGGATTTTACAAGCTATAGGAAACGCAATGGTATTCGCCAATTTAAATGCTATGATATCATCAGCATTTCCAGTAAATGAAAGAGGCCGGGCCTTTGGACTTACATCGATGGGTGTATTTGTAGGGCTAATAGTTGGACCAATACTTGGAGGGGCTATCACAGAAATTGTAGGATGGAGAACCTTATTCTATTTAGACACTATAATAGGAATAATGGCAGTTTATGCTATCACACGTTTTAAATACGACTGGGTAGATACAAAAGGAGAGAAATTAGACATTTTAGGGTCATTTCTGCTAGGTATGTCTCTTATATTCATAATTTATGCTTTTTCAGATTTAACCCAAAAGTACGGCCTATTTCTTTTAATTGCGGGAATAATTGGACTTTCATTATTTTATTTAGTGGAAAAAAGAGTTGATTTTCCTTTGATTAATTTAGGTTTATTTAATAGTAAAAGTTTTACCTTTGGAAACATCACTGCATTTATAAATTACGGTGCATTTGTATCGGTAGGGTTTATTCTAAGCCTATATTTACAATATTTAAAAGGTTATAGTCCTCTTACGGCAGGCCTAATAGTTTCTATTCAATCAATTATGATGGTCATTGTATCTCCTTTTGCAGGAAGATTATCAGATAAAATCGATCCGGGAAGTGTTTCAACTGTCGGGATGGTGTTAACAACCATTGGTGTAGCACTTATGACATTAATTAATTTTGAAAATGCTCCATATCTAGGAGGAGTATCGCTTATTATTTTTGGAGCAGGTATAGGTTTATTCTATTCTTCAAATACCAAGGTGGTTATGAGTGCGGTAGATAAAAAATATTTTGGAGTTGCAAGCGCTACATTAAGTGATATTAGATCCATTGGACAGATATTTGGGATGGGCATAGTAATGTTAATTATTTCTGCTATTTTAGGAAATGTGCAAATTTTGCCTTCTAATTATCCAGAACTAATTATAAGCCTTAGAATTTCATTAGTTGCTATCGCTGTTTTAAGTGCTATTGGAATTTTCACATCAATATTTAAAGATTAA